The Deltaproteobacteria bacterium genomic interval TGGGCGGCGAGGACGGCGATGGACGCGAAGATCAGCACCGGGAAGAGGATCACGAAGGCCACGCCGAGGAGCGGGCTGCCCAGGAGGGCCAGGAAGGTCGGGATCCGGACGTAGTTGGCGCCCGGCTCGCCCTCGAGGATCTCGTCGTCGCTGCTGACGAACTGGAGGTCGATGGGGTTGAGGTTGAAGTAGACACCACGGGGGACGGGCTGATTGGAGAAGTAGTTCTTCATGGCCGGGCTCCTTTCGGGGTTCTTTGTTGGCCCACTGCAAACGTATCCACTGGGCCTTCCCCCTACCCTCGGGAAGAGTGCGTGGTCTTAGGGGGTAAGATTCCCTAGTTGTTCGGTTGCGACTCCCTAACGGCCCGAAGGCCGGGATAGATGCTCCTCCTCCTCGTCACGAACCTGCTCCACGCCGCCGTGGCCCTCCTCTTCTGCGTGGGGCTGCGCCCCTTCACCGGCGCGCTCTCGGCCTCGCGGTGGTCGCACCTGCTGGGGCTGGGGCTGACGCTGCCGGTCTTGGTCCCGGTCCTGCGCCTGGCGGGCGCGCCGGGCCTCCCCGAGGGCTGGCGCCTGCTGCGGAGCCAGGGCTGGCTGGACCTCCTGGTGGACGGCGGCTGGCCCCTCTGGATCGGCTTCACCGTTCTCCTCTGCGGCACCGCCCTGATCTTCCTCTTCCAGGAGGCCCTGCCCCTCCTCTACTCCCGGAGGATGGACCACGCCGCCGTGATCCCGGAGCCGCCGCCCGAGCTCCTCGCCCGCTACGAGGCGCTCCTCGAGGGCTTCCGCGCCCGGGGCCACTTCCGCTGGGCGCGCCCGCCCCGGCTGCAGCTGATCGACGAGCCGCGGGCGATCGCCGCGGTGCGGGGGCTCACCGATCCCCGGGTGGTCATCTCCACCGGGATCGTCGCGCGCCTCGACGAGCGGGAGCTCGACGGGGTGATCGCCCACGAGCTGGCCCACGTGGCCCGCGGGGGCAACCTCGTCCGGCTGGGGCTCTGGCTGCTGCGCGCCCTGCAGGCCCCCAACCCCTTTGCCCTCACCCTGGCCCGGGCCCACTTCGAGGCGAACGAATCGGCCTGCGACGCCCTGGCCGCCGCCGTCACCGGCCGCCCCGCCGCCCTCGCCTCGGCCCTGCTCAAGACCCGCAACCGCACCCGCCTGCGCGAGGACCAGCCCGCCCTGCGCCGGGCCCGCCTGGAGGTCCACCGGCGCTCCGACCTCGAGGCCACCCGCGCCCGGGTGCTCGCCCTCCTCCACGATCGCCGCCACACCACGGTGGGCCTCGGCGACCGCTTCCTCTTCCGGCTGCCGCGCCTGATCCTGATCGGCGCCCTGCTC includes:
- a CDS encoding M56 family metallopeptidase yields the protein MLLLLVTNLLHAAVALLFCVGLRPFTGALSASRWSHLLGLGLTLPVLVPVLRLAGAPGLPEGWRLLRSQGWLDLLVDGGWPLWIGFTVLLCGTALIFLFQEALPLLYSRRMDHAAVIPEPPPELLARYEALLEGFRARGHFRWARPPRLQLIDEPRAIAAVRGLTDPRVVISTGIVARLDERELDGVIAHELAHVARGGNLVRLGLWLLRALQAPNPFALTLARAHFEANESACDALAAAVTGRPAALASALLKTRNRTRLREDQPALRRARLEVHRRSDLEATRARVLALLHDRRHTTVGLGDRFLFRLPRLILIGALLWSIG